The following proteins are encoded in a genomic region of Methanobrevibacter gottschalkii DSM 11977:
- a CDS encoding DUF368 domain-containing protein gives MGSADIVPGVSGGTIALITGIYGHLVEAISNIRFGFLKPLFKGDFDGFVNSILDEIDFKFLIPLILGIGVAFLTLAKVVTYCMDVYTAFTYAFFLGLIIASAVILFKKLNHINFKNILFALIGCILTFIFVSLNPIATNHSLLVLFISGMIAICAMILPGISGSFLLLLLGQYKYMLNALHNFHLSEIIVFVVGALIGILGFSKILNYLLKNHEEITMAFLIGVMIGSLRVPCVEIANSISINIASLFPCLIVAVIGFAIIIVLETRFDYID, from the coding sequence ATGGGTTCTGCTGATATTGTCCCTGGTGTTTCTGGTGGAACAATTGCATTGATTACTGGAATTTATGGTCATTTGGTAGAAGCAATTAGCAATATTCGTTTCGGTTTTTTAAAACCCTTGTTTAAGGGTGATTTTGATGGTTTTGTAAATAGTATTCTTGATGAAATCGATTTTAAATTCCTTATACCTTTAATATTAGGTATCGGTGTTGCATTTTTAACTCTTGCAAAAGTTGTTACTTATTGTATGGATGTATATACTGCATTTACTTATGCATTCTTTTTAGGTTTAATTATAGCTTCAGCTGTTATTTTATTCAAAAAACTCAATCATATTAACTTTAAAAACATATTATTCGCTTTAATAGGTTGTATTTTGACATTTATATTTGTAAGCTTAAACCCGATTGCCACCAATCATTCCTTACTTGTATTATTTATTTCAGGAATGATAGCTATTTGTGCAATGATTTTACCGGGTATTTCAGGTTCATTCTTATTATTGCTTCTTGGACAGTACAAATACATGTTAAATGCCCTTCATAATTTTCATCTTTCAGAAATTATTGTTTTTGTAGTTGGTGCACTTATTGGAATTCTTGGATTTTCAAAAATCTTAAATTATTTACTTAAAAACCATGAAGAGATAACAATGGCTTTTCTTATTGGTGTAATGATTGGATCTCTAAGAGTTCCATGTGTAGAAATTGCAAACTCAATTAGTATAAACATTGCTAGTTTATTCCCATGCTTAATTGTTGCCGTGATTGGTTTTGCAATAATTATTGTCTTGGAAACTAGATTTGATTATATTGATTAA
- the larC gene encoding nickel insertion protein — translation MLIMTTIDDLPPEGIPYITEKIMDSGAKNIHILNAYTKKGRVEYIILVDFEEKYLDDISSLLALEFGTIGMKLFDYKHIRFPYKLDEKSFLININHCSLESKVKIKYLFDSDEKLISLKAEYDDLKRLAITLNKKGFDVSFSKLKTIIEAEAYINSIELNELKISL, via the coding sequence ATGTTAATAATGACTACAATTGATGATTTGCCACCTGAAGGAATTCCCTATATTACTGAAAAAATAATGGATAGTGGTGCTAAAAACATCCATATTTTAAATGCATATACCAAAAAAGGAAGAGTTGAATATATTATTTTAGTTGATTTTGAAGAAAAATATTTGGATGATATTTCAAGTCTTTTAGCATTAGAATTTGGAACTATTGGTATGAAATTATTTGATTATAAACATATTAGATTTCCATATAAATTAGATGAAAAATCATTTTTAATTAATATTAATCACTGCTCTTTGGAAAGTAAAGTTAAAATTAAATATTTATTTGATTCAGATGAAAAACTTATTTCTTTAAAAGCTGAATATGATGATTTAAAAAGGTTAGCTATTACTTTAAATAAAAAAGGTTTTGATGTTTCATTTTCCAAGTTAAAAACAATTATTGAAGCTGAAGCATATATTAATTCCATTGAATTAAATGAACTTAAAATTTCTTTGTAA